The DNA sequence CGGCCGGGGTGACGACGACGGGTACATGAGCGTCGTGACCGCGTTCGCGGCGGCCGCGGTCCTGGCCCTCACCGTGGCGGTGCTGCTCGTGGGGCGGGCGGCGGTGGCCGCGCACTCCGCCCGGTCGGCGGCGGACCTGGCCGCCCTCGCCGGGGCCCACGCGCTCCGCGTCTCGGAGGACCCCTGCTCGGCCGCGGCCGGGGTGGCCACCGCCAACCGGGCCGTCGTGGCCGGGTGCACGGTCGACGGGTATGACGTGGTGGTCCGGGCCGAGGCCCGCGTCGAACTCGGGGTGTTGGGGGTGTGGGCGGCGTCGGCGGTGGCCCGCGCGGGGCCGCTATGAGCCTACGGCCTCCGCCAGCTGCCCCACGACCTCCGTCAACAGCGCGATCGCGCCGGGTTTGGAGAGCGGGTCGTTACCGCTCCCGCACTTGGGGGACTGGATGCAGGAGGGGCAGCCGGTCTCGCACTCGCACGAGCGGATGGCATCCAGGGTCGCCCGGAGCCACGAAGCGGCGCGCCGGTAGCCGCGTTCGGCGAAGCCCGCGCCGCCCGCGTAGCCGTCGTAGACGAACACCGTCGGCAGGCCCGTGTCGGGGTGCAGGGCCGTGGAGACGCCGCCGATGTCCCACCGGTCGCAGGTGGCGACCAGAGGGAGCAGGCCGATGGCCGCGTGCTCGGCGGCGTGCAGCGCGCCCGGCCAGTCGGCCTCCTCCAGTCCCGCTACCCGCAGCAGTTGCGGGGTCAGGGTGTAGACCACCGCCCGGGTGGCCAGGACGGTCTCGGGCAGGTCCAGCGGCGTCACGTCGAGGATCTCCCCGCCGCGCAGGCGCCGCTGGTAGCCGGTCACGCGGGCGGTCACCTCGACATCGGCGTACGACAGCGTCACCGGACCGGCGGAGACCGATTCCAGCGTCTCGATCAGGTCGATCGACACCTGCTCCCGGGCCGAGGTGGTCCACTCGGGTTCCTCCGGCCGGCACAGCGCGAGCCCGTCGTCCAGGTTCAGCTCGTCCACCACGAAGGACTCACCCTGGTGCAGGTACAGCGCCCCCGGATGGACCTGCGACCGGGCCCGGACCGAGTCGATGGTCCCGAGCATCCGGCCGTCGACGGCGTCGACGATCACCACCTCGGCCCCGCCGGTCCCGCGGATGTCGACCTCCGTGTGCGGGGTGTGGTCGTCCGCCGCGGGGTACCACCCCACGGGCCGGCGCCGGACCAGTCCCCTCGCGGCCAGCTCCTCCAGGACCCCGGTGGCGCCCCACGCGCGGGCCTCCTCGTGCGTCATGGGTCTCTCGCTCACCGCGCACCGGAGCTGCCCGGCCAGCAGGACCGGGTTGCGGGGGTCGGTGACGGTGGCCTCCACCGGCCTGCCCAGCAAAGCCTCGGGATGGTGGACGAGATAGGTGTCCAGCGGGTCGTCGCGGGCCACCAGGACCACAAGCGCGCCCTGCCCGCGTCGGCCGGCCCGGCCCGCCTGCTGCCAGAAGGAGGCGATGGTCCCCGGGAACCCGGCGCTCACCACGGCGTCGAGTCCGGAGATGTCCACCCCCAGTTCGAGCGCGGAGGTCGAGGCCACACCCACCAGGTCCCCCTCGGCCAGACCGCGCTCGAGTCGTCGTCGGTCCTCGGCCAGGTACCCGGCGCGATACGCGGCGATCCGCCCGGCCAGCTCCCGACCCCGCTCACCGTGGTCGGAGATCAGACGTTCTCGCGCCCGCAGCGCCGTGGTCTCGGCGCCCGCCCGGGAGCGGACGAAGGTCAGGGTCCGCGCGCCCTCGGCCACCAGTCCGGCCATGAGGGTGGACGCCTCGACGGGCGCCGGCCGCCGCACGGGGGCCCCGTTCTCCCCGGAGAGCCCGTCCATGAGCGGAGGCTCCCACAGTGCGACGGTCCGGCCCCCCTGGGGTGAGGCGTCGTCGGTCACCTCGACGCAGGGGCGGCCGACGAGAGTGCTGGCGGCCGGGCCGGCGTCCGAGGTGGTGGCGGAGGCCAGGATGAACGTCGGGTCGGCCCCCAGGGCCCGGGCGAGCCGATCGAGCCGCCGCAGGATCAGGGCGACGTTGGACCCGAACACGCCCCGGTAGGAGTGACATTCGTCGACCACGACGAAGCGGAGCCCCCGCAGGACGCGCGTCCACTGTCGGGAACGGCCGAGGACCGACAGGTGGAGCATGTCCGGGTTGGTGACGATCCAGCGGGAGTTCTCGCGGATCCACGGTCGGGCGTCGGTCGGGGTGTCCCCGTCGTAGGACGCGGGGGTCACGTGGGCGAGTCCTGGCACGGCGTCCACCAGCGACACGACCGACGACAGCTGGTCCTGGCCCAGGGCCTTGGTGGGGGACAGGTACAGCACGCAGGACCCCCGGTCCGCGGCGAGCGCGCTGAGCGCGGGCAGCTGATAGCCGAGCGACTTGCCGGACGCGGTGCCGGTGGCCACCACGACGTTCCGGCCCGCGTGCGCGTGTTCGGCGGTGGCCACCTGGTGGGCCCAGGGCCGGTCGACACCCCGACCGCGCAGCTCGTCGACCAACCCCGGGTGGGCCCACGCCGGCCAGTCCGCATATCGGGCCTCGCGGGCGGGCAGGTCGACGGTGTGGGTGACGGGTGACGGCCCGGCCGGCAGGTGCTCGAGCAGGTGGCCCAGGAGTTCGCGTCCGTACGTCGTCACCCCTCGACGGTAGAGGGCGACCCGGTCGGGTGAGGACCCGGCGGCGACCAGTTCACCAGCGCCGGGTCTCGTGGTGTACTTGTCGCGGTCGTCGGTCCCGCTCGCGGGCTCTTCGTGGACGGATTGGTGACCCGACCCACGTGGACATCGCGGGGGTCGCACCACTCAGTACAACAACCAGGCAGTACGCACACCAGGCAGTACGGAAAA is a window from the Dietzia sp. JS16-p6b genome containing:
- a CDS encoding Rv3654c family TadE-like protein; this translates as MTEPGCRGGGRDVGRLGAGRGDDDGYMSVVTAFAAAAVLALTVAVLLVGRAAVAAHSARSAADLAALAGAHALRVSEDPCSAAAGVATANRAVVAGCTVDGYDVVVRAEARVELGVLGVWAASAVARAGPL
- a CDS encoding DEAD/DEAH box helicase, which produces MTTYGRELLGHLLEHLPAGPSPVTHTVDLPAREARYADWPAWAHPGLVDELRGRGVDRPWAHQVATAEHAHAGRNVVVATGTASGKSLGYQLPALSALAADRGSCVLYLSPTKALGQDQLSSVVSLVDAVPGLAHVTPASYDGDTPTDARPWIRENSRWIVTNPDMLHLSVLGRSRQWTRVLRGLRFVVVDECHSYRGVFGSNVALILRRLDRLARALGADPTFILASATTSDAGPAASTLVGRPCVEVTDDASPQGGRTVALWEPPLMDGLSGENGAPVRRPAPVEASTLMAGLVAEGARTLTFVRSRAGAETTALRARERLISDHGERGRELAGRIAAYRAGYLAEDRRRLERGLAEGDLVGVASTSALELGVDISGLDAVVSAGFPGTIASFWQQAGRAGRRGQGALVVLVARDDPLDTYLVHHPEALLGRPVEATVTDPRNPVLLAGQLRCAVSERPMTHEEARAWGATGVLEELAARGLVRRRPVGWYPAADDHTPHTEVDIRGTGGAEVVIVDAVDGRMLGTIDSVRARSQVHPGALYLHQGESFVVDELNLDDGLALCRPEEPEWTTSAREQVSIDLIETLESVSAGPVTLSYADVEVTARVTGYQRRLRGGEILDVTPLDLPETVLATRAVVYTLTPQLLRVAGLEEADWPGALHAAEHAAIGLLPLVATCDRWDIGGVSTALHPDTGLPTVFVYDGYAGGAGFAERGYRRAASWLRATLDAIRSCECETGCPSCIQSPKCGSGNDPLSKPGAIALLTEVVGQLAEAVGS